A genomic segment from Capra hircus breed San Clemente chromosome 15, ASM170441v1, whole genome shotgun sequence encodes:
- the PRKCDBP gene encoding protein kinase C delta-binding protein, translating to MGESALESGPVPGAPAGGPVHAVTVVTLLEKLATMLETLRERQGGLAQRQGGLAGSVRRIQSNLGALSRSHDTTSNTLAQLLAKAERVGSHADAAQERAVRRAAQVQRLEANHGLLVARGKLHVLLFKEEAEIPAKAFQKAPEPLGPVELGPQQPEAEAEAEESSDEEEPVESRARRLRRTGLEKVQSLRRALSGRKGHAAPTPTPVKPPRLGPGRSAEGQPEAQPALESKLEPEPPQDTEEDPGRPAEAAAVLQVESAA from the exons ATGGGGGAGAGCGCTCTGGAGTCGGGGCCTGTGCCCGGAGCGCCGGCCGGGGGTCCGGTGCACGCCGTCACGGTGGTGACCCTGCTGGAGAAGCTGGCCACCATGCTGGAGACGCTGCGCGAGCGGCAGGGGGGCCTGGCTCAGAGGCAGGGCGGCCTGGCGGGCTCCGTGCGCCGCATCCAGAGCAACCTGGGCGCGCTGAGTCGCAGCCACGATACCACGAGCAACACGCTGGCGCAGCTGCTGGCCAAGGCGGAGCGCGTGGGCTCGCACGCGGATGCCGCCCAGGAGCGCGCCGTGCGCCGCGCCGCCCAGGTGCAGCGGCTGGAGGCCAACCACGGGCTGCTGGTGGCGCGCGGGAAGCTCCACGTTCTGCTCTTCAAG GAGGAGGCTGAAATCCCAGCCAAGGCCTTCCAGAAGGCGCCGGAGCCCTTAGGCCCGGTGGAACTTGGCCCACAGCAGCCCGAAgccgaagctgaagctgaagagaGCTCAGACGAGGAGGAGCCCGTGGAGTCCAGGGCACGGAGGCTGAGGCGCACCGGGTTGGAGAAGGTACAGAGCCTGCGAAGGGCCCTTTCAGGCCGCAAAGGCCATGCTGCGCCAACACCCACGCCTGTTAAGCCACCCCGCCTTGGGCCAGGCCGGAGTGCTGAGGGCCAGCCGGAAGCCCAGCCTGCGCTGGAGTCCAAGCTGGAGCCAGAACCTCCGCAGGACACCGAGGAGGATCCCGGGAGACCTGCTGAAGCGGCGGCTGTGCTCCAAGTAGAGAGTGCGGCCTGA